AATAACTCATTCTAAAACATCCATTCAGGTTGCAACATGGCGGTTAAGTAATATTGCAAGACAACATGACAAATTAATTAACTTTTGTgcctaaataaaaaatgttgtggcaaatccaacacaacacatcacagagtGAAACTGTGTGTATTTTCAAGTTTTACAGTGTTATGGGTAGACTTGTCACCAGCAGGGACTGaggagtttgtcaggatcaaaataaatatgaaaggagcaaagccaAGAGGAAAAATGAGAGGAAAACATGCCTTAGTCCTTTGAAGACCTGACACTGGCTTATTGTTACATTTTTCAGTGGGACAATTACACACATTTTAAGGCTTgagacacaccagaatggctttccaacaTGTGTTTAGTGTTCCTCGGTGGTCAAGTTAGAGACAAGGTATGAATACTGTTATCTATCAGTCGTTCCCAACCAAATTGACTGAGCTTGAGAAATTTGACAAACAccatgagctccaaaagtattgggacagtgacacgttaggttgttttggctctgtagtccagcactttggatttgaaatgatacatgactatgaggttaaagtgcagactgtcaggtttaatttgagggtattttcatccatatcggttgaactgaaattacagcactttttgtagatAGGGGACTAAAAGCATTGGgagaaattcacttatatgtgtattgaaGTAGTAacaagtatttggtcccattttGATAGCACCCAATGACGAAATCCAGTTTgcgactctacaaacttgttggatgcatttgctgtttgttttggttgtgtttcagatttatTTTGTGTCCAATACAAATTAATGGTAGATTATgttttgtgtcattttggagtcacttttattgtaaacaaGAGAGGAATATGCTTCTAagcacttctacattcatgtggattcTACCATCATTTctgataatcctgaatgaatctttGAATAATAAGTGATAAAGTTACAGAAGCACAAATATTATACCACCAggacatgctaaactctcaccattacaactTTACCTTAAATgataaagttgtctgtgatgagatacGAACTCGCTGTCTTtcggttgctagacgttcgcgtTATATGCCTACCCAGACGCACAAATAGATTGTTTTTTTGCGTAGtttgtaatttatttatttattaattttatTAGTAaggttgctgctaccgtctcttacgaCTGAAAAtgtcttctggacatcagaacagcgattactcaccacgaactggaagaagctttttcctttatcGAGTCTGACGATAAAGACATACTGATTTCCCAGGAACGGCCCAAATCCCCAttaatttgcgtgaagaaaagatggagaaaaagggggcacaggtcgggctgccttctgataATCCGTAgacgagcgagtaaactcccactgtcaTCCATTCTACTGGTTAACATGCaatcattgtaaaataaaattgatgacctattatatgattatcctaccaatgggacattaaaaactgtaatatcttatgtttcaccgagtcgtggctgaacgacaacacggataatatagaatTTGGCGGGATTATCCatgcaccgacagaacagagaagaagctatgtctggtaagacgagtggtgggagtgtgtgtctttttgtcaataacagctggtgcgcgatgtctaatattaaagaagtctcgaggtactgctcgcctgaggtagagtacctcatgataagctgtagactacaCTATGTACCAAGAGACTTCTCATCTATTtaattcgtagctgtctatttaccaccacagaccgatgctggcactaagacgccactcaaccaactctataaggtcaTAAGcatacaagaaaatgctcatccagaagcggtgctcctagtgtctggggactttaatgcagggaaacataaATCAGTTTGACCAAATTTTtcccagcatgtcacatgtgcaaccagaggaaaaaagctctagaccacctttactccacacacagagatgcatacaaagctctcccatgCCTTCCATTtcacaaatctgaccataattctatcctcctgattcctgcttacaaacaaaaactaCAGCAGgttgtaccagtgactcgcttaatacggaagtggtcagatgacatggaTGCTACGCTGCAgcactgtttttctagcacagactggaatatgttccaggattcatccaatggcattgaggagtataccacctcagtcatcggcttcatcaataagtgcgtcgacgacgtcgtccccacagtgaccgtacctacatatcccaaccagaaaccatggattacaggcaacatcagcatcgagctaaagcctagagctgcctctttcaaggagcgggacactaatccggacgattataatacagtggggggaaaaagtatttgatcccctgctgattttgtacgtttgcccactgataaagaaaggatcagtctataattttaatggtaggtttatttgaacagtgagagacaggtggtaagggtaggcaacaaaacgtctgtcacgctgatcctcaacactggggcccctcaggggtgtgtacttagtcccctcctgtactccctgttcacccaaaaactgcgtggccaaacacgactccaaatccattattaagtttgccgatgacacaaagtggttggcctgatcaccgacaacgatgagacagccaatagggaggaggtcagagtactggcagtgtggtgccaagacaacaacctctccctcaatgtgagcaagacaaagggcTGATCATGGACTAATaataataggcagtgtcagaggaaagcccataaaattgcccgagactccagtcactcaagtcatcgactgttttctctgctacaggAGGGCAAGTggaaccagagcgccaagtctaggaccaaaaggctccttaacagcttctacccccaagccataagaacaattaatcaaatggccaccgtgctatttacattgacaccccctcctccatttgttttgtacactgctgctactcgctgtttaaaatctatgcatagtcacttcagccctacctacatgtacaaattacttcaactaacctgtacccctggtaccggtaccccccttattgttattttattgtgtagcTTTTAATtatgtttatttggtaaatatcttcttaactcttcttgaactgcactgttggttaaggacttgtaagtaagcatttcacggtaaggtctacgcttgttgtattcggtgcatgtgacaaataaagtttgatttgatttgaaatatcaTACCACATCTCCAAAAATGCAAACCTCGGCAGTTACTGTAATGCTGAGAGGCTAGCATGTCTTGGggatatgatatttgtgcgtctttAACTTTCTCActaatcattattcacgattcattcaggattgcTGTAATCCTGTCAGATCCGGTCTGTTTGTTTGCCATGGTGCTGAAAGGTCTTCTTCTCTTGCCTCCACTGCGGACGCATTTTAAAGGTTTCCCAGCCGTTTTACACAGGTTGTGTGATATCATCAGTGAGTCTTCAAGTTAAGACACAACAACACCGTGTGACATTATCAGGACTATCTAAGGACATATTTATTAGGCCTATAGGTAAATATGTTAGATTAAAATAGATTTCAGCTGTTAGAGGTCACATTTatttaattaaaatgtatttaatccttCCAATAACAAAATCATGTTGCAATAATAAATACAGTACGCAATGGCCGTCATAAATACAAAAATCAATGCATGAAAACATTGTTACATTTTCTACAGCCTAAAAATACCTAGCACATAATTCATTATTCAGTATAAAATGTGTTTTACTTCGCAGAGTTGTGAATacacataataaataaataaaacatacatAAAAAATAACCGTGTAAATAAATAGTTGAAAAAATAGACGTATAAATAAATAATCTGTAGACACACACATGAGACTCATTGGTTAGTCAATTGGTATCGTGACTAGTCTTAACATGTGTGACAGCACCACGTTCCTTATGTCTTCCCAGCCGCTTGCGCTGTATTCCTGCATGAACGAAACACACGTCATATTTTAGAATAGACACATGTTGTGTAAACACATATGAATATATCCCTATTTGGTCAATGCACTCTCTTGGTAAGACAAATTGACCTACCTCGCGTTTCAAGTAATTCTTCAGGAATTTGAAGTGAAGGCTCATATCTTTGTTCACTCTTTTGACAGATGTTGATAGTCCAGGTTTTATAGTCTTTACCTGTTGGAACAAAATATAAAGTAATCATGTTATATTATGATTCGTTTAAATCACATTATATGGCAATCTAAAATGATAGGATAATGTTTGCCTTTTGCATTAATGTTCAGAGAAAATCACAAATCACATAGACTTACGCATTGGTCCAGCTCCGATGTCTGGCGATGCAGACCAATCATAAACTCGTCAACTCCTTTCTGGTCCCAGGCGGTGGAATCATATTTACCACTGCTGTACAATTTCTCTATAGCGTTCAGAGTTTGCGAAATGAAGACAATCCGGCAGTTATCCTAGAAGAGTGATTTGTATTAGTACATGCCTTATGAATATCAGAAAAGTATAGCAAATTGCGTATTCGTTAAAAACTAATTATATGGCCTACACACTTAGAAAAAACGTTGAACCAAAATCTTTTTTTTAAAATAGTGTAGGCTATGCATATGTCTTACCGTGAAATTATCGACTTGTCTGTATTGCTCGTTCGGGAAAGTGATCTGAGATTTCCGAGAGACCACATGACCCTGAGATGCCAAAAATAGAAACAAATGATTGCAATATTATTATTGTATACATATAAGAGTAACTGAATCAAATGAAACACAGCAGCACATTAAATGTTGAACAGATGACAACTGCTCAATGACCAGGAACAAGTAAATAAACATTACAGTATCCTACCATTTTCTGAAGCATCGTTATGGTGTTGTTGCTGAGCACTTGGAACATGCTCGGAGACCGAGGCAGTGTCCTCATCCACGTGCATCCGATGGTTTTATTCCAGGTGCAAATCGTCAGGATCAAGCACATCCATAAGCTTATTGAACCCATATTATCGTAGGTCTACTGTAGTTCTCTGTCTGTTCACTATCAACCGAGGTGCAAAATTAGGCACACTTCAGAAAGACAGCCTATACTTTGTAGAATTCCGAAAAAGAAGACGTATTCCTCAAAGGATAAAGAGATAAAGTGTTCTTCCTGATCGATCCACTTCTCGAAAtccagagttctgtcatgctccAATCTGTGTCGATATTTTATACAAAGATGTTGAAAGGTGTTCCGAAAGTGAAAGGTGGAAGTCCCGGTAGACAGGCGCTTTCATACCTGACAGTATATCTTTCGGCCTGGAGCCAACGCACGGAAAGGACAGGTGCATCTCTCGAAGACTTGTTAAAACCTTAACTAATTTCTtattttattctgaaatattggATTACCAACCAGGAACATGTTTGAGATGAAAAACATTTACTTGTGAATCCACTTTAGTCAGACGACAGCTTAAATTGATATGCatttatttgcaaacatttcgttGTCCTTTCACTTCGGAAACAATAGCGTTTCAATCTCGTCTTCGCAATCGCAACACCTTTTTCATTTACACCCGGAAACTATGGTATCCAACTACGTTGAAACCATTTCTGGACCTCAACTTCCTATTTAAAGATACATTTCAACGTTGTATGGGTTGAATGAATTACACACTCAACAAGACTGTATTTCGTTTTAGAAACGGGTTTAAGTGGTCTGATTTATTTTGGTAGACCCGCTCCTTTATGCTCCCGGTTTTCAGAATAAGACACTCGTTGCCTATGGAGCGCACAGGCAGTATAGACCTTGGCAATAATGCTTACCTTGACATTAATGCTTAAATTGGAGCCTATATTTCGGGTGCTTTTGAATCTGGGCCTACAGGCACTTGTGAGTAAAATATAGGTCTATGACATAGATCATTTGTCAAAGTATTCCATAttggtgtgtttttattggacTTTTATTGGACTTCTATCCAGATATGTGAGTTGATGGGACCTCTTCATCTGTTGTCTTTCCACTATAGAGACTGAAGAGTAACAGCATGGTTAGCATTGCTATACTCCATTGAACTAACATTCACAATGTGGAGTTATAATTATGCTGCATGGTATCCAGTAAATGTGTACTTGATAGAATTAATAACTATCCGAATCAACAATGTTTTACAGTGATATGATGATGTCTTAAAGGGCGGGAAAGTATGGCTGGAATTCAGAGTATTGTAAAGGAGTTTATTGTTTTTCATTGAAGATGATGTTGATATGTAATTGTTAGTAGGAATAACATCTCATTTAGGAAAACATTTAAACGAAAAAGTCGTAGTATTTCAAGGTTGCATCACACCACAGAATTTTACAAAATTGCTATCACAATTTCAACCAATGTAAGGCGTGTTTGTATCTTCATTTAAATATTATAGCCTACATGGAAATTCATTGCAACAcggaaaaataacatgttttaGGTGAAAAGAATACATTATACTCCATAGGTATAGGCTAGGCCCACTCCACCCCTCTCAACAAAATGCAACCTATGAGATGCTTTACCTCACGTGAAAGAAAGTCGTCCAGCTGTTTGAAGTAGTTCTTAACCATATCACCAATCAGAAGGTTTTGACGCAGACGCATGTCTCTGACCTGAAATTGTAAACAACAAACAACATTAATATCAATATCCACGTGATtacatgaatacaaatagtataaATAATCACAATTGTTTACCAAGTTACAGTTAACAAATTAAACATAACCAAGAACGTACACATTCCGAATAGGTCATATTTTGTCGAGCAAGAAGGTCTTGGAGATCCCTGAGTTTGATGGAATTCCATTTCACAAGTGTTAGGTTTTGTTGGAAGAGCTCGCTGGCTAGTTGAAACGCAAGTCTCAGTGTCCAAAGCTTTCCCCCTCCTGTAATCACAATAACACCCCGTTTAACCATGCGATTGAACTAGACAAACACAGAAATTGTATCCACTCATGATCTCCTGAGCATCACCTCTAATGAAAGCGTTGGACGTTGGACCCTTAACCTTTCCGCCTCTGGGATACAGCCTCTTGGTCTCCTCTCCTATACCACACACAAAATACACCATATCTCAATAAAACGACTgaatatatgaatatatttaTTCTAATTTTCAACTAGAATAAATAACTTGT
Above is a window of Salmo salar chromosome ssa03, Ssal_v3.1, whole genome shotgun sequence DNA encoding:
- the LOC123741841 gene encoding interferon alpha-3-like; this translates as MGSISLWMCLILTICTWNKTIGCTWMRTLPRSPSMFQVLSNNTITMLQKMGHVVSRKSQITFPNEQYRQVDNFTDNCRIVFISQTLNAIEKLYSSGKYDSTAWDQKGVDEFMIGLHRQTSELDQCVKTIKPGLSTSVKRVNKDMSLHFKFLKNYLKREEYSASGWEDIRNVVLSHMLRLVTIPID